The sequence GTCCTGTTTGCTTCCATATACCCTctcccctcttttctctcccactACAAGCCAAGAATACTAGACTAGAAATCAGGACACTTGATTCTGAATGTCAGTTCAGTCACATAATAGTTAAGCAATTTTTGGGATGTCATTTAACTCACTTGAGGTATTTTTCCTCATCTGAGGTTAAATTAATGATACTTTACCTACTCTGCCGGGTTGTTGCAAGCATCAAATGAATTAATAGATTTTAAAGTACTCTGTGAACTATGAAACACTATATAAATGTGAGGGGTAACTTTTTATCTGTCACAGACTTCAAGATAGATGTTTTTACCAGTAAAAAGCAACTTTATCTCCAAGTTTTTTCTCGTGGACAATTCGATCCAGTACGTTGTAGCAGATGTTAGTGGTTGCTCCTTTCATCCACTCAATGAAGATTTTTCCTTTAGTTACATCAAAATTGTACTGGAGGAATGGGCCAGGACATGAGGTCTTCCAGTAAAATTCCTTGGCAATGTCTCCCCAAAACTCTGCAACAGAAAGGAAAGCCCAGACATCACTAAGATTCTCGGACATATTTATTCTCAGATGGTTTACCAGTCTATGACAGGAACAAGTTACAACTTCTCTGCCCTGTACTCTAGTACCCACGGTCTAGATCCCTCGTCTACCTGTGTAATCTTATCACCGATACTTTCCTAACCCACCTATTCCCATGAGCTAATTTTGACTCAAATACCTTCCTTCTCGCCTCAAAACtgccatttcatttttcatcatttattcaaATCATAGCCACCCAGTGCTATCACAATGCTTAGCATATTGTGGTTAACCAgtaaattttttaacaaatttattaGTGAAAGGAAGAAATCTTTTACCTACAGAGTCTTCTGATATACataatatctttcttttaatttgttcctTCACTCTCAGCAATGATTTAATGAGTACCTCTTTCTCCTACTGCATCTTGCCCAAGTGTTACTTGCTATGTGCCAAATGTCACTTTCAGCTCTTGATAAGTATTATCTTATTTAGTCTTTACCACAGCCATGAGAGGTACACttcattttaattctcatttcATTGACTTAAATCAAGGCTAAGaggagttaaataacttgccctaGGTTATACAGTTACTAAATCAAGATGTGAATTGCCCGGAGGAAAACATTtttgctaaaatttaaaagatgagtAAGAGTTTTTCTCCACTTCCCCGCCAGGAACAGAGGTCCATGGGATAGAAAGGAACCAAGGGTATGGGTTCAGAGGAACTCTTGAAGCTGAAGTACTAAGAGTAAGAGAAAGAATAGCAGGAATTGGTGCATAAAATGGGCAGATCATGAAATCCTTCTGGGCATGATaaggaatttgatttttttttaaagattttatttatttatttgacagagagagatcacaagtaggcagagaggcaggcagagagagaggaggaagcaggctccctgctgagcagagagcccgatgcggggttcgatcccaggaccctgagatcatgacctgagccgaaggcagcggcttaacccactgagccacccaggcgcccaggaatttGATATTTATCCTAAGAGGAATGGAAAGCCATTGTAGGATTTCACAGAGAGCGACATGATCAGattaataatcttaaaatattccCCTGGCTATTCCAGAGAAAACGTATTCAACAGGTAAAACATGTAATTGCAGAGCACTTAGGATATTGTCAGTACAGGATCAGGAgctagaaaggaaaggagagacactcttagaATTATAACAATGAAAGGAACACTTTAGAGATTATCACCTCTTCATTTCACCAATAAGAAACCAaattcatgggacgcctgggtggctcagttggttggacgactgccttcggctcaggtcatgatcccggagtcccgggatcgagtcccacatcaggctcccagctccatggggagtctgcttcgctctctgaccttctccttgctcatgctctctctcactgtctatctctcaaataaataaataaataaaatattaaaaaaaaaaaaagaaaccaaattcaTAAAGgtaaagtgacttgctcaaggttacaTGATTCAGTTTATACAATCTAATTGGAAAGATAAGACGAACATatgagggtggctcagtgggttaagccgctgccttcggctcaggtcatgatctcagggtcctgggatcgaaccccgcatcgggctctctgctcagcagggagcctgcttcctcctctctctctgcctgcctctctgtctgcttgtgatctctctctgtcaaataaataaataaaatctttaaaaaaaaaaaaagacgaacgTATGAAATACTTCTGAACATGCAAGACAGAATATAGCTGAAAGCTAAATTATATGATGTACAACTTGCAATCAATTCAAGAAATCCAAATtagggacgccagggtggctcagttggttgagccgctgccttcggctcaggtcatgatcccagggtcctgggatggagtcccgcattgggctccttgctcagcgggaagcctgcttctctcgctgcctctgcctgcctctctgcctgcttgtgtgtactctctctctctgtctctggcaaataaataaaatcttaaaaaaaaaaaaaaagagggaacctgggtggctcagtggtttaagccgctgccttcggctcaggtcatgatctcagggtcctgggatcgagtcccgcatcgggctctctgctcagcagggagcctgcttccctctctctctatctctgcctgcctctccatctacttgtgatctctgtctgtcaaataaacaaataaaatctttaaaaaaaaaaaaaaagaaatccaaattaaGTCATTCCCAAGGTGCCATTATGTACCTATAAAACTAacgaagattaaaaaataaaaagataaacccaGTGCCAGAGTGGCACTATAAAAGAGATACTCATATGATAATGGCATTGTAAGAAATTGTCATAATCTTACTGGATACCAGGGCGATGACTGACAAGagacataaaattttttatacCCTTTCATCTGCTAACTCAATTTTGGAGAACacactataagaaaaaaatgccaaagaaaaaatgaagtgatTGCTAAAGACATGTTTATAGTAACACTATTTATAACAGtgaaattggaaacaacccaagagcccaacagttaaaaaaaaacaaaaacaaaaaacctgatgaAAACTAGTAGTACTAGCAGTAATATAACAGAAGACTAACAGCCACTAAAGAAAGCAAATGGGAGGTGGTATTTTAGTGAATGCCATTCCTGTACTGGGCACTGGGCTAATCTCACCAAATCTTTTTgtcaaaaagattttctttttaagtaatctctacatgcaaggtgggtcttgaactcaaaactccaagatcaagactcacagactctactgactgagccagacatgTACCCCtcattgaatcttttttttttcatattaaaacacTCATAAttgaaggatttttattttatgtaaatgagtTAGCATTAAAATAGTTATTCTGGATATCTGCGGTTAAGGTAGGtatcttggttgacccattcaaaGAAGCTTACTTAATCCAACTTAATGAAGCTTATATCCTTTGTGTATTGATGGAAACACTGGCAGCCCATACTGAGGCTGTGTTGCCCAATCAGAGCATGATGTTTTGAGCATAGGCAGCAAGGAGAACCCTGACCAAACTTCCTAAGATGGCTCCAGGAGAGCTGCTGGGATTCATCTTTTTCTCTTGGATGCAATAAGGCAAAAGGCctcattacatttttatatggaCCTATGAAATACACAATTATCctaattttatagataagaaaaccaaagctcaGGAAACAGAGGAAATTCTCCCAAGGACCACACAGCTAGAAACCAGTATACAAAATTAGATCTGTTGTTAAAACTACatcaaatgggggcacctgggtggctcagtgggttaaagcctctaccttcggctcaggtcatgatcccaggatcctgggaccgagccccgagtcgggctctctgctcagcggggagcctgcttcctcctctatctctgcctgcctctctgcctccttgtgatttctgtctgtcaaataaataaataaatatttaaaacaaacaaacaaacaaaaaaaccctacatcaagtagggagcctgggtggctctgcgggttaaagcctctgcctttggctcaggtcatgatctcagggtcctgggatcaagccccacatcgagccccacactgggctctctgctcggcagggagcctgccttcccaccacccccaactctctctctgcctgcctccctgcctacttgtgatctctgtcaaataaataaaatctttaaaaaaaaaaaaagaaaaaactacatcaagtacatgtatatattcaaaaatattttggggcgcctgggtggctcagtgggttaagccgctgccttcagctcaggtcatgatctcagggtcctgggatcgagtcccgcattgggctctctgctcagcagggagcctgcttccctctctctctctctctctgcctgcctctccatctaattgtgatttctctctgtcaaataaataaataaaatctttaaaaaaatatattttaaagagtagGCATAGATTATGTAAAAGTATGAACCACATTTACATGTATCAATAAGGATGCAAAAAACTGAGTTTCACTATcacttagttttgttttgttttggtagcgGTGTTGAAATCTGAAAGTTTTGTTGACACAAACTCTAAGTACAGAAATTGTTCAAAAGATTAAAAGATGATCATGGACTAGATGATCAGGGAATGCTGCGTGGAATTGGTGGAGTTTGGAGACTAGATagacaggagcagaaggaaatggGCAAAGACAAGGAAATGTGAAAGAAACCTTTGTGTATCCAGTATATCAATGAGAATGATTTGTTTAGAATAAAGGGTATGGTAGGGAATAGCGGGAGTTAAGAACACAGAGGTGGATGAAGCTAGTTATCCAGACcttgaaagaaaagcagaattttaatttgaaatgagaagaaagagagaactactggaagtttttaaaaatgatgtatgaggggggacgcctgggtggctcagttggttaagcagctgccttcggctcaggtcatggtcccagggtcctgggatcgagtcccacatcgggctccttgctcagcagggagcctgcttccccctctgcctctgcctgccattctgtctgcctgtgcttgctctctctccctctctctctctgataaataaataaaatctttaaaaaaaataaaataaaatgacgtatgaggggcgcctgggtggctcagtggatttaaaacctctgcctttggctcaggtcatgattccagggtcctggtatgaagccccacatctggatgtctgctcagcaggaagcctgcttcctcctctctctctctttctctctctctgcctgcctctctgccaacttgtgatctctgtcaaataaataaaatcttaaaaataaataaataaataaaatgacatatgaaagcttatttttgcttattttggaTATCAATCTAATAGTGTTTATTTTAGATAAGTCTATGAGAGAGATTGAAGGTGGGTGAGACTAGGGAATGGGAGAACCCATTAGGAGGCTGCTTCCTTGAATTAAAAAGTTCCGTGGCAATGGAAGAAAAGGTAATCAGAGACATTCTGAAAgagtatttaataattttttgaagatttttaaaaatttatttatttgacggatagagcacaacaagtaggcagaacggcagtagaggcagagggagaagcaggctctctgctgagcaaggagcccgatgtaggagcTCGATGCCAgaaacctggaatcatgacctgagctgaaggcagaagcttcactaactgagccacccaggtgtcccttgaaaGAGTTTTTAACAGAATTTGGTGAAAGGCAGACTGTGGGGTCAGGGAAAAGGAAGAGTATAGCTATCAGGAGTATAGATTCTGTAATCAAGACTACCTTAGTTCAAATCCCAGATCCACTGCTTTGTAGCTTTTGTGACCTTGTCCAAGTTAGTTAACCTCCCTacatttcagttttcttccttttataatgGGGATAACAGTCTCTACATCAAATCAAACAGGATTTATGCTCAATAagcaataaataattttgaatgagATATATAGATAGAAAAGATCTATGTTGACAGATCTTATTAGAGGAGAGGATAATGAAAGAGATTTAGTTTGGGATACTGCCATTGACAGGGATAAGAAAACTAAGGGGAGAGTAGGTTTGGGAGGGAAAATTGGTAAATCCCACTCATAGTCATGGTACATATGATATGACATCAACGTGTGTGAATAAAATGGTCTATACACCTATAAGATCTGGGACCAGAGCATAAGTGGGATCCTGGGCCCAGGGCTAAATATACAGACATTATTATTGTAGAAATAGATGTAAAACAGATGAAGTCatgatggggaaaaaatatagagaaggaagggaaaggaaaataggTCTGAAGATTCAAACTTGGACACTACCTGTAACAATGAACCACTCCACACTTGATTCAGTCCTGTCTTGCATTACTCAGTAATCGCTTTGTCcatgttattcttttatttatttatttatttgacagacagagatcccaagtaggcagagaggcaggcagagacagaggaggaagcaggctccctgctgagcggagagcctgatgcggggcttgatcccaggaccctgggatcatgacctgagccgaaggcagaggccttaacccactgagccacccaggcgcccctgtccatgTTATTCTTACTGTTATCAAACtaaccaccatttattgaatgcctattgTGCATCAGGGACTCTACAATGCACACTTACCACCCGCTTTAGACCTCAAACAAACCTAGAAGCAAGTACTATTAGCTGtatcttacagatgaagaaaagtaATCTCAGACAGGTTTAAAACTTTGCTTAAGATCGTGCAGTGAGgtggcacctgggtcgctcagctggttaagtgactgcctccagctcaggtcatgacctcggagTTCCTGCAtccagtcccacatagggctcccagctccgtggggaatctgcttctccctctgaccttctcccttttcatgctctctctcactctctatctcaaataaataaataaaatcttaaaaaaaaaaaaaagatctaaatctAGTTTTTTGTGGGTTTGATTCATTGCCCATGCTTATCCACTGCCAAACATAATGCTGCCTCCCAACTCAGGTACAGTTTTGACACCTTAAGCAGACTGAGGGCAAGAGCAAAGAATTTTCCCTACACATTACTAAAGAATTGTCTACCTTTATTTCTTATCAGAATTTCTGAGTTATTACAATCCCAgcctaaccttaaaaaaaaaaaaaaagtggcattttaGTGACTTGTTCAGTCTTACATTGTGTAATTTCCACTGGGATTTCTGAAACATGAAAAACAGATCTGGGACTCTGTTacttatttggggggggggggagtcccaGGATGGGAACCAGACCGGTTAATGTCCCTCAACAGTGGAGACTAAGTCACAGGATAAAAGGTGTCAGGAGGCAACGGTTGACTTGGCGTGAAAGGGAACAAAGTTCTGTAGCTCTCCTCCCCTCAAGGTGCCCCTTCACCTCCCGAGAACCCATCCTTTCACGTGAGAACTCTCCTTTCCTCATGGAACTTTCACTATCCTTAAGGAAGCCCCATCTCCTCACGAAACCGCCCAAGGAACTCTCCAACTCTTAGGGAACCCTCATCTCCACACGGAACCCTCCTTCTCCCCATAGAACGCCCATAGACTCCCGGAACTCCTTTTCCATCTCCACTCCCCATCTCTTCACCGACCCTTCAGTTTCCCAAGGGAAACCTCAACTCCGCCAAGGAACCCCGATCTCCTCACGAAATCCTCGTTCCCCACGCCACGCCCACAAT comes from Neovison vison isolate M4711 chromosome 8, ASM_NN_V1, whole genome shotgun sequence and encodes:
- the LOC122915826 gene encoding 40S ribosomal protein S29-like, encoding MRPFALLHPREKDESQQLSWSHLRKFGQGSPCCLCSKHHALIGQHSLSMGCQCFHQYTKDISFIKLD